The region gctgaggaagctgaggcacagagaagcaaaatgactcgcccaaagtcatacagcagacgagtgagtgtcagaggtgggatgagaacccaggtccttctgactctcaggcccgggctctatctactaggctacacaCAGCGATACCTGGAACGCCTCCTTCAGGGTCATCCTTCGGTGCCTCATCAAGTAGGCGGTGCAGATGGTCGCCGAGCGGCTGCGACCGTTCTTACAGTAAACAAGGCACCTGCCCCCGTCCCTCACGGCGGCCTCGATGGCGTCCGCGCACGGCTCCAAGTGCTCGTACAGGTTCTCTGAGGGGTCGTCGAAGACGGGGACCCTGAGGGTCCTGACTCCTGGCAGGTTGGGGCATGGCTGCTGCCTGGACACGTTTACGCAGAACGTGACCCCGGCCCGGGTGAGGAGGGCCGCGCTGCAGGCCGCCCGGGAGCcgctgaggagaagggagtccGTCACCTGACAGAGCTCGGGCGTCATCGGCTGTGGGAGCTGAGCCAAGCGGGGGCCTGTGGGGTGGTCTTTTGGGAGAGGCCTGGCGGGTCTTTCAGAGCCCTGCTCTCCAAAGGAGGCATTAAAGGCTGTGGTAATACATCAAGCGGTGCTTCAACTGGAGCTAATGAAAAGTGCCGGGTGCCGCTTCCAGCAGGatttctctgcctcttttctaTCCTCCTGCTCCTCGGCCATCTGTGCCAAGCTATATTTATTCCAAATGTTTCCAGTTCAGAGGCTCCCTTTGGGTCCTAGCTCcctaccagtcagtcagttagtccatCGTATATACCGAGTGCTGTACcgagggcactgtaataagtgcttggaagagtatgagatAACAAcacaaggcacattccctgcccacaatgagcttacagtctagagatggtaaTCAGCAACAGcagcggcagcggcagcagcagcagcagggaacgTTGCATGGAGTGAAGCGCGGCctagccccatttggggcatcattcttctctctaatctcccatcctcgtgtctctccccacttcaatccatacttcatgctgctgcccagattgtctttgtccagaaacactctgggcatgttactgccctccacaaaaatctccagtggctactaatcaatctgcgcatcaggcagaaactcctaaccctgggcttcaaggctgtccatcacctcgccccctcctacctcacctcccttctctccttctgcagtccatcccgcaccctccgctcctctgctgctaatctcctcaccgtacctcattctcgcctgtcccgtcatcgacccccggcccacgtcatcccctgggcctggaatgccctccctctgcccatccgccaagctagctctcttcctctcttcaaagccctactgagagctcacctcctccaggaggccttcccaaactgagccccttcctgcctctcccccttgtccccctctccatccccccatcttacctccttcccttccccacagcacctgtatatatgtatatatgtttgtacatatttattactctatttatttatttatttattttatatgtacatatctattctatttattttattttgttagtatgtttggttttgttctctgtctcccccttttagactgtgagcccactattaggtagggactgtatgtgttgccaacttgtacttaccatgcgcttagtacagtgctctgtacacagtaagtgctcaataaatatgattgatgatgatgatgatgatttgggcagGTGTGTATGTGGGAGAAAGCAGAATGCTGCCAGGAGTGAAGCCCAACCTAGCCCcctggagagatgtgtgtgtgagGGAAAAAGCAGAATGTTGCAGATGGTCTGGGGCGGACTTAGCAGTGGGGAACCCATGCAAAGTTAGCCTTGTGGGACCAACTCAGGGCAAACCTGTCGCAGGCTATTTACTTACCGAAGAAAAGGTCCAAAAACTGATGCGGACGTGCAACACTAACCTGAGGGTGGGGCTCCCGGGACTGAAGTCTAAGGGCTCAGGGATAAGAGGGGTCCCCCAGGGAACTCTCCTTGAATCACTGCAGTCCTCGTAGCCACCCACTGAAAGTCACCCCCAAACATGGCTGGATGGACCGTGTGGTCTGCCCAGTTACTCCCCCTCCCACAGGGGAACTCTTGTTCTGGCCTGCTGCAGGGTTCGAAGTGCAGGAAGCCTATGGGAATTTCACAGCCCCCAACCCTGTGGGACCTGCAGCTCCCAGACTCACTAGGGCCACACACTAGCCTCCAACCCCAGCTAGTGGGAGGCCGTCTGAAGCTGTGTGGGACCTGCAGTCCCCAGCCACAATGGAGCCATGCAGGAGTCACAGTCCACAACCACACTGGAGCCACAGAGGGAGATGAACAGGAGGCCCAGCTCAGACCAATGTGACTCAGAAGATATTGGTTTAGATTTGGTAAActgggagtcaatcagtcaatcacatttattattattattattgttattactatatatattatatatcatacaaTACATTACATatcaatataattaattataattatataattaatatatataatataatataatataatatataatataattaatataattaatatattatgcGCTAACAtactatattaatataatattgtataatattatataatatattataatatattataatcatataataattattataatattaataataataataataatgatggcatttattaaacacttactatgttcaaagcgctgttctaagtattggggaggttacaaggtgatcaggttgtcccattgggggctcacagtcttaatccccattttacagatgaggtaactgaggcatagagaagtgaagtgacttgcccaaagtcacacaggtgacaagtggtggagccggtatttgaacccatgacctctgactccaaagcccgtgctctttccactgagccatgctgcttctcttttaagtgcttactgtgtacagagcagtatactaagtgcttaggagagtacaatataacagataaatatgctccctgcccacaaggagtttacagtctagaggaggagaaagctcCCAGACATGTAAGGAGAAAAGCAAGGGTGGAGGATCATACCACATCTGTcctatcctccccttcccctgctcagAAATTCTCACCTGTGAGGAAGTGCGCTTGGCATAGAGGCATAGCCAAAGTAGAATGAACAAagccctgggagctagaggacctgggttctaatctcagctcctctacttgcctgccgtatgaccttgggcaagtcacaacttctctgtgcttcagtttcttcctctgtaaaatgaggattcaatgcctgtttcctctcctacttagattgtgggacagggactccattggatctggatcagagaagcagtgtggctcagtggaaagagcacaggctttggagtcagcggtcacgggttcaaatcccggctctgccacttgtcatctatgtgactttgggcaagtcacttcacttctctgtgcctcagttacctcatctgtagaatggggataatgactgtgagccccctgtgggacaacctgatcaccttgtaacctctccagcgcttagacctgatcaccttgtaacctctccagcgcttagaacagtgctttgcacatagtaagtgcttaataaatgccattattattattattattattatctggctatcttatatctaatccagcatttagttcagttcttgacacatagtaagcttgtaacaaatctcacaattattgccattattatattaccattattacttagGTGGACCTGCAGCACATGtgagagggaggcaaggtggggagaAAGCACTAGCTCCTAAGCCCAGGGAGGCAGAATAGGCTGGTAATATTCATTAGCACTATCTTAGGACCCCATCAATAGCCAGTGTTAATTGCTGGTGGGATTGGTGATTGTTAATGGAAGGAAGACCTAAGCcacatattaattaattaattaataatgatgatgatgatggcatttattaagcacttactatgtgcaaagcactgttctaagagctggggaggttacaaggtgatcagtttgtcccacggggggctcacaatcttaatccccattttgcagatgaggtcactgaggcacagagtagtgaagtgacttgcccacagtcacacaactgacagttggtggagctgggatttgaacccctgacttctgactccaaagccctggctctttctactgagtcacgctggttttatctccagtggctaccaatcaatctgcgcatcaggcagaaactcctcactctgggcttcaaggctgtccatcacctcgccccctcctacctcacctcccttctctccttctccagcccagcccgcaccctccgctcctccgccgctaatctcctcaccgtacctcgttctcgcctgtcccgccatcgacccccggcccacgtcatcccccgggcctggaatgccctccctctgcccatccgccaagctagctctcttcctcccttcaaggccctgctgagagctcacctcctccaggaggccttcccagacagccccttccttcctctcccccttgtccccctctccatcccgccattttacctccttcccttccccacagcacctgtatatatgtatatatgtttgtacatatttattactctatttatttatttattttacttgtacatatctattctatttattttattttgttagtatgtttggttttgttctctgtctcccccttttagactgtgagcccactgttgggtagggactgtctctatatgttgccagtttgtacttcccaagcgcttagtacagtgctctgcacatagtaagcgctcaataaatacgattgatgatgatgatgatgatgatgacagtgaccaGTCCCTCCAGGGCTGGGACAGTGGAGCCGGAAGCcagtgaggggagggaaagggctccTCTTCCAGTGCTAATCAgttaagatggagagagagcatcAGTACTGTCATGGAGCATGGGTGCTCCATTAGTCGTGGCCCCGGGACTTGACTGGCCAGTGTGGCCAGTATTACATGaccttattattattgataacaataataatagcaccaAATACTATGAGTGCATGCCTGCaagcatgcatgaatgaatgactgaatgaacgaatgaatgcatgctaGATCTGAGCTGCTTTCTTCTAGAAAGAAGGTCCAGAACAGAGGTATGCATGATGGCCAGAGTGGACCCAAGTAAGCTTTCTAGGGTGGGAATTAGGGGCCCTTTGAAAATGGCAGActggtggggttgagggtggagaggGTGGCACTGAAAGAATAGTAGACCTGAGCTGAGGGACAAAAGCAATGGAGATGATTGTCCTGTCACTCTCATAAACTCTTGGTAATCTTTCAGTCCACTGTCCTTTCCATCCTTTATCATGTTCAAAGCCTCAGAGGTAGCTGTTTGGGTagttgagattattattattattgttaaagataTTATTaattacggtttttgttaagtgctaacaacATATCAAGCAtagttagatacaggataatcagttggacacaatccctttcacacatggggctaagtaggagtgagaactggtagcgaatccccattttacagatgaggcaacaggcccagaggaattaagtgacatacccaaggtcacaaatcctctggctcccagagccatgctttatccattagaccacactgggTGAAGAGTGTAAGTGAAACTGGAATCACAGGCAAAGTCCTAGCCAGAAATATGCCCTGCAGTGGGTGTAAAATAAAGGGTAGGATTGAaaacaggtccagagaaatggCAAAGTCTAGTTGAAGACTGAGGTagagggcagagatgggatgaAGGCAGAAGACTGGGATCCATAGGACCTATTCAAACTTCTACAGTGAAAGCTTATGTTTGTGTTCACCAAATTTACATTTTTACACAATTCGCATCTTCACTTTTAGAGCTTGTTAAATTTCCTGTGGTGATAATGTATTGAATTCTTGCAAGCACATCAAGAAAAAATAGATTTCTAGTCATTTGCATGTGGTTTCCATGACTTAAAGAGTGTTCGAGGGAGGTATTTTGGACTAGCCGTATAGTTGTATGACTTCCACTATTTTGACTTAATATATCTTCCATTTTTTTCATCATTTGCATTTGATGTTAATATTATTTTTTCTGCATTTTTGAGGTTAGTAAGTGAatatgacctcctgcttgccaaatccaacggctcatattctgtcctaatcctcctcgacctctcagctgcctttgacactgtggaccacccccttctcctcaacacgctatctgaccttggcttcacagactccgtcctctcctggttctcctcttacctctctggtcgttctttctcggtctcttttgcaggctcctcctccccctcccatcctcttactgtgggggttccccaaggttcagtgcttggtccccttctgttctcgatctacacgcactcccttggtgaactcattcgctcccacggctgcaactatcatctctacactgatgacacccagatctacatctctgcccctgctctctccccctctctccaggctcgcatctcctcctgccttcaggacatctccatctggatgtctgcccaccacctaaagctcaacatgtcgaagactgaactccttgtcttccctcccaaaccttgccctctccctgactttcccatctctgctgacggcactaccatccttcccgtctcacaagcccgcaaccttggtgtcatccttgactccgctctctcattcacccctcacatccaagccgtgaccaaaacctgccggtctcagctccacaacattgccaagatccgccccttcctctccatcccaaccgctaccctgctcatt is a window of Tachyglossus aculeatus isolate mTacAcu1 chromosome 1, mTacAcu1.pri, whole genome shotgun sequence DNA encoding:
- the DUSP28 gene encoding dual specificity phosphatase 28 translates to MTPELCQVTDSLLLSGSRAACSAALLTRAGVTFCVNVSRQQPCPNLPGVRTLRVPVFDDPSENLYEHLEPCADAIEAAVRDGGRCLVYCKNGRSRSATICTAYLMRHRRMTLKEAFQTVKNARPVAEPNPGFWSQLQRYEEALQTKSHPEQSSRKAFLPDRHHSE